A stretch of Paludisphaera borealis DNA encodes these proteins:
- a CDS encoding RNA polymerase sigma factor, translating to MDRSDAELVTAACQGDLSSFGRLYERHYRMAVGIARGRLADRHLAEDAAQEAFAIACRTLRTLRDRDRFPEWLGTICRRTASRLDADRPAHEPLPEDRERAGDSERRALRDQVQDALGLLDENSREIVVLHYFSGLSYDEISRALGLSVASIHGRLQRARGKLAKALDSSGAKT from the coding sequence TTGGATCGTTCCGACGCGGAGCTTGTGACGGCGGCTTGTCAGGGCGACCTGTCGAGCTTCGGCCGGTTGTACGAGCGGCATTATCGGATGGCGGTGGGGATCGCCCGCGGCCGGTTGGCGGATCGCCACCTGGCGGAAGACGCGGCACAGGAGGCGTTCGCGATCGCCTGCCGCACACTGCGCACCTTGCGCGACCGCGACCGGTTCCCCGAGTGGCTGGGGACGATCTGTCGCCGGACGGCCTCGCGGCTGGACGCCGACCGGCCGGCGCACGAGCCGTTGCCCGAAGACCGCGAGCGCGCCGGCGATTCCGAGCGCCGGGCGCTCCGCGACCAGGTCCAGGACGCCCTCGGCCTCCTGGACGAGAACTCGCGCGAGATCGTCGTGCTCCATTACTTCAGCGGGCTGTCGTACGACGAGATCTCCCGGGCGCTCGGCCTGTCGGTCGCGAGCATCCACGGCCGCCTGCAACGAGCTCGCGGCAAGCTGGCCAAGGCCCTCGACTCATCAGGAGCCAAGACATGA
- a CDS encoding c-type cytochrome translates to MKVYRWATAVVVIAALGLVAASGGEKPAAPARAIPDGPLGDAIRLGEMLVEQTTTHPLTKPYVGNALNCTSCHLDNGKNLNAATFIGVASAYPAWSPREGRVVTLEDRVLNCFMRSCNGVRPPLGSRASVAVTAYITWLSADMPLRMNPSKPNGPNAVPTLEISTDQADPSRGEVIYAEKCASCHAKNGAGRKENPPVWGPRSYNQGAGLAQTPQLGAWLKVAMPLDEPDLTDHDALDVAAFVNSHNRPAFKLEDHLPPSSKLGEYNSEAGSPKP, encoded by the coding sequence ATGAAGGTTTACAGATGGGCGACGGCGGTGGTTGTGATCGCGGCGCTGGGCCTGGTCGCGGCGTCGGGCGGTGAGAAGCCGGCCGCGCCGGCGCGGGCGATTCCGGACGGTCCGCTGGGCGACGCGATCCGGTTGGGGGAGATGCTGGTGGAGCAGACGACGACCCATCCGCTGACGAAGCCGTACGTCGGCAACGCGCTGAATTGCACCTCGTGCCACCTGGACAACGGCAAGAACCTGAACGCCGCGACGTTCATCGGGGTCGCGTCGGCCTACCCGGCGTGGTCGCCGCGCGAGGGCCGGGTCGTCACGCTGGAAGATCGCGTGCTGAACTGCTTCATGCGAAGCTGCAACGGCGTCCGACCGCCGCTCGGGAGCCGGGCGTCGGTGGCCGTCACGGCCTACATCACCTGGCTGTCCGCCGACATGCCCTTGCGCATGAATCCGTCCAAACCGAACGGCCCGAACGCGGTCCCTACTCTGGAGATCTCGACCGACCAGGCCGACCCGTCGCGCGGTGAGGTGATCTACGCCGAGAAGTGCGCGTCATGCCACGCCAAGAACGGCGCGGGGCGGAAGGAGAACCCGCCCGTCTGGGGCCCTCGATCGTACAACCAGGGCGCCGGCCTGGCGCAGACGCCCCAGCTCGGCGCCTGGCTGAAGGTCGCGATGCCGCTCGACGAACCCGACCTGACCGACCACGACGCGCTCGACGTCGCCGCCTTCGTCAACAGTCACAACCGCCCCGCGTTCAAACTGGAAGACCATCTGCCCCCCTCCTCGAAACTCGGCGAATACAACTCAGAGGCCGGATCACCCAAGCCCTGA
- a CDS encoding xanthine dehydrogenase family protein molybdopterin-binding subunit — translation MIPRHDWQAESLKAVGLSDDYEELVDRVDYHFVDVPTADPNRREVLKTLGAGLLIAVAADSAHGQQPGRGLRPGGGRRGGGGSGATSVAARVHIGKDGGLTVMTGKVECGQGARAELSQAAAEELRVPIERVDLVMADTALVPDDGGTYGSRSTPSTIPAIRAGCASARSLLVALAAKRWGVEAAAIDVREGQAREAKGDRTLTYADLATDAEAAQGLARSVSPEVALTPVASWRTMGTSVPRPNGRDIVTGSHHYPSDVVRPGMLYGKVLRAPSFGATLESVDLAPARAMEGVVAVRDGGFVGVAAPTTARAQKALDAIAATAKWKTAPHPSSAELPAYLRAHAEGGIPANPFADEVAKGAKSLKRSYDVAYIQHAPMEPRAAVAEWEDGRVTAWVGTQVPFGVRSELARAFGLPEDRARVVVPDFGGGFGGKHSGEYAVEAARLAKEAGKPVRIVWTRPEEFTWAQFRPAAAIEAEASLDAQGKITTWRFLNINSGAGQVQTPYRVGRSDARFIPSAAPLRHGSYRALASTANNFARESFMDELAVLAGQDPLAFRLAHLDESRLRAVLVEAASRFDWPGRSKSKTPGQGVGLACGMDKGGFVAACASVSVDRDKGTIRVDHVCQVYECGKIINPANLLNQVKGAVVMGLGPALREASEFSEGVIRNASFGAYRVPRFADLPTLDVHLLDRPDLASAGAGETPIIAVAPAVANAVFNAIGLRIRRMPIRLPNAKDEPIAEA, via the coding sequence ATGATCCCGCGCCATGACTGGCAGGCCGAATCCCTCAAAGCCGTCGGGCTGAGCGACGATTATGAGGAACTCGTCGATCGCGTCGACTACCATTTCGTTGACGTCCCGACCGCCGACCCGAATCGCCGCGAGGTCCTGAAAACGCTCGGCGCCGGGCTGTTGATCGCGGTCGCCGCCGACTCCGCCCACGGGCAGCAGCCGGGCCGGGGGCTGCGGCCCGGAGGAGGCCGCCGAGGCGGCGGGGGGAGCGGGGCGACGTCCGTGGCCGCCCGGGTCCACATCGGCAAGGACGGCGGGTTGACGGTGATGACGGGCAAGGTCGAGTGCGGCCAGGGCGCCCGCGCCGAGCTGTCGCAGGCCGCCGCCGAGGAGCTGCGCGTGCCGATCGAGCGAGTCGACCTGGTGATGGCCGACACCGCGCTCGTCCCCGACGACGGCGGCACCTACGGCAGCCGGTCGACCCCTTCGACCATCCCCGCCATCCGCGCGGGATGCGCCTCGGCTCGGTCGCTGCTCGTCGCTCTCGCGGCCAAACGCTGGGGCGTCGAGGCCGCCGCGATCGACGTTCGCGAAGGGCAAGCCCGTGAGGCGAAGGGAGATCGGACGCTGACCTACGCCGACCTGGCGACCGACGCCGAGGCTGCGCAAGGGCTCGCGCGGAGCGTCTCGCCCGAGGTCGCGCTCACGCCCGTCGCGTCGTGGCGGACGATGGGAACCTCGGTCCCTCGACCGAACGGCCGCGATATCGTCACCGGCTCGCATCACTATCCGTCCGACGTCGTCCGCCCCGGCATGCTGTACGGCAAGGTGCTCCGCGCGCCGAGCTTCGGGGCGACGCTGGAATCGGTCGACCTGGCTCCGGCGCGCGCGATGGAAGGGGTGGTCGCGGTTCGCGACGGCGGGTTCGTCGGCGTGGCGGCGCCGACGACGGCCCGGGCGCAGAAGGCGCTCGACGCGATCGCCGCGACGGCGAAGTGGAAGACGGCCCCGCACCCGTCGAGCGCCGAGCTTCCGGCTTACCTCCGCGCGCACGCCGAGGGGGGGATTCCGGCGAACCCATTCGCCGACGAGGTCGCCAAGGGGGCGAAGTCGCTCAAGCGGTCGTACGACGTCGCGTACATCCAGCACGCCCCGATGGAGCCGCGCGCGGCGGTCGCGGAATGGGAGGACGGCCGGGTGACGGCCTGGGTCGGCACGCAAGTCCCGTTCGGCGTCCGGAGCGAGCTGGCCCGGGCTTTCGGGTTGCCGGAAGACCGCGCCCGGGTGGTCGTCCCCGACTTCGGCGGCGGGTTCGGCGGCAAGCACTCGGGCGAGTACGCCGTCGAGGCGGCGCGGCTCGCGAAAGAGGCCGGCAAGCCCGTCCGGATCGTCTGGACCCGGCCCGAGGAGTTCACCTGGGCGCAGTTCCGACCCGCCGCGGCGATCGAGGCCGAGGCGTCGCTCGACGCGCAAGGCAAGATCACGACCTGGCGGTTCCTCAACATCAACTCCGGCGCCGGGCAGGTTCAGACGCCGTACCGCGTGGGGCGGAGCGACGCCCGGTTCATCCCGTCGGCCGCGCCCTTGCGGCATGGGTCGTACCGGGCGCTCGCCTCGACGGCGAACAACTTCGCCCGCGAGAGCTTCATGGATGAACTGGCCGTGTTGGCCGGGCAAGACCCGCTCGCGTTCCGGCTCGCCCACCTCGACGAGTCCCGTCTCCGCGCGGTCCTCGTCGAAGCCGCGTCGAGGTTCGACTGGCCGGGCCGGTCGAAATCGAAGACGCCGGGGCAGGGCGTCGGCCTCGCCTGCGGCATGGACAAAGGTGGATTCGTCGCCGCGTGCGCGTCGGTCTCGGTCGATCGCGACAAGGGGACGATCCGCGTCGACCACGTCTGCCAGGTCTACGAGTGCGGCAAGATCATCAACCCCGCCAACCTGCTCAACCAGGTCAAGGGGGCGGTCGTCATGGGCCTCGGCCCGGCGCTTCGCGAGGCGTCGGAGTTCTCCGAGGGGGTAATCCGAAATGCTTCGTTCGGCGCCTACCGCGTCCCCCGGTTCGCCGACCTCCCCACGCTCGACGTCCATCTCCTGGACCGTCCCGACCTCGCCTCCGCCGGCGCGGGTGAGACCCCGATCATCGCCGTCGCCCCGGCCGTCGCCAACGCCGTCTTCAATGCGATCGGCCTTCGCATCCGTCGCATGCCGATCCGCCTTCCAAACGCCAAGGACGAACCGATCGCCGAGGCGTGA
- a CDS encoding (2Fe-2S)-binding protein, with amino-acid sequence MGVDVAIRIRFNVNGRERTATTDPERSLLEVLREDLGLLGTKYGCGEGQCGACSVLLEGKRVFSCRLPAERVEGKSVVTIEGLAQGDALHPVQQAFLDEGAFQCGFCTAGMIIAAVALLAEKPKPTDAQIVAGMNRNICRCCSYPKIIQAVRRADDRKGG; translated from the coding sequence ATGGGCGTCGACGTCGCGATTCGGATTCGATTCAATGTGAATGGGCGGGAGCGAACGGCGACGACCGACCCGGAGCGGTCGTTGCTGGAGGTCCTGCGCGAAGACCTCGGGCTGCTGGGCACGAAATACGGCTGCGGCGAGGGGCAGTGCGGCGCGTGCTCGGTGCTGCTCGAAGGCAAGCGGGTCTTCTCCTGCCGCTTGCCGGCGGAGCGGGTCGAGGGGAAGTCGGTCGTCACGATCGAGGGGCTCGCGCAGGGCGATGCGCTCCATCCCGTTCAGCAGGCGTTCCTCGACGAAGGGGCGTTCCAGTGCGGGTTCTGCACGGCCGGCATGATCATCGCCGCCGTGGCGCTGCTGGCCGAGAAGCCGAAGCCGACGGACGCCCAGATCGTCGCGGGGATGAATCGGAATATCTGCCGATGTTGCAGCTATCCCAAGATCATTCAGGCCGTCCGCCGGGCCGACGACCGGAAGGGGGGATGA
- a CDS encoding beta strand repeat-containing protein: MEVLEDRQLMATFTVTNLGDSGTGSLRQAIIAANAQPGPDTIDFGVAGVIRVGRTSLPSITDSVAINGGSAPTFAGAPVVTVDFHGTKGFNFANGADGSSLSSLSLVSAGNAGVTLNASHVTVQGNYIGLRADGSSVAGNRGDGIQINASSHDNLIGRSDPVSSISYYNASAVSMQPVSGWQGLRGTSVSGQYLIAGTSSANGLLYVGPITGVGGASFSVNYPGATSTSVYGPDDLGNGVVRLVGSYKTGDDMVNGFLYEGTTAGLSNAANYRTIDYPGAKFNYVHSTMGGLAVGNADGPEGNLPIGTGHAFMYDVVHNTFLPDIVYPGSTSTTAYGIWYNGGTSYTIVGGYTTLAPGGGVGHGYIVDYDSATGQYTNWTSLDYPNGAAGKTYETHFEGISSVEKGVYTLAADSIQTGSSNTTQGSLVTIRRNTDGSFGPNSWVDLNFPGVNGWTSNDAVMGNQAVGIVIGDTGEFSYQATVNTEFQLSNVISGNCGNGIGIYGSNDNRIAMNNIGTNAAGTLARANAKNGILVTNGAARNLIGGQATNGNDPTAGVFSRPPQGNLISGNRGNGVLINKGATQNTLSGNFVGTTASGNLALGNGQDGVAIDGANGNQLIGCTFQQDPFVFYNVISGNRGNGLRINNSNDTTVQANFLGVGANNASVVANGGDGLLISGSSRNTQVGGVIPLGNVISGNNRNGIEVRDKASGFVSFNTFAGVFAFGSAAPNRQDGILITSTGGNNVIRTCIVSGNLGDGIEIGGNATGVQVTETAVGTNTKIQYAIPNGGSGIKISGRAHGNSIGGFQPSIEPQVTISSNRRYGVEIVGSAYDNAIFHTYIGTNSNGTAALGNDLGGILLGAGTRSTTVGGFSAPYQNKILNSGGNGVTIQSSKSNLVQGNQISGSQGWGLFAQGVCTATVVNGNVIQTNALGNVNLTNSKGVVYTS, from the coding sequence GTGGAAGTCCTGGAAGACCGGCAGCTTATGGCGACCTTCACGGTGACGAACCTCGGCGACTCCGGAACGGGCTCGCTGAGGCAGGCGATCATCGCCGCCAATGCGCAGCCGGGCCCCGACACGATCGACTTCGGCGTCGCCGGCGTGATCCGGGTCGGTCGGACGTCCCTGCCTTCGATCACCGACAGCGTGGCGATCAACGGCGGCTCGGCCCCGACGTTCGCGGGGGCGCCGGTCGTGACCGTCGATTTCCACGGCACGAAGGGCTTCAACTTCGCGAACGGCGCCGACGGATCGAGCCTCAGCTCGCTCTCGTTGGTGAGCGCCGGGAACGCGGGCGTCACGCTGAACGCCTCGCACGTCACGGTGCAAGGGAACTATATCGGCCTTCGCGCCGACGGGTCGTCGGTGGCCGGCAACCGCGGCGACGGCATTCAGATCAACGCGTCGTCGCACGACAACCTGATCGGCCGCTCCGACCCGGTGTCGAGCATCAGCTATTACAACGCGAGCGCCGTGAGCATGCAGCCGGTCTCGGGCTGGCAGGGGCTCCGCGGTACCAGCGTGAGCGGCCAGTACCTCATCGCCGGCACGTCGTCCGCCAACGGCTTGCTGTACGTGGGGCCGATCACGGGCGTCGGGGGGGCGAGCTTCTCCGTCAACTACCCCGGCGCCACCTCCACGAGCGTCTACGGCCCCGACGACCTCGGCAACGGCGTCGTCCGGCTGGTCGGCAGCTACAAGACCGGCGACGACATGGTCAACGGCTTCCTCTACGAAGGGACGACCGCCGGCCTCTCGAACGCCGCCAATTACCGGACGATCGACTACCCCGGCGCGAAATTCAATTACGTCCACAGCACCATGGGCGGCCTCGCGGTCGGCAACGCCGACGGTCCCGAGGGGAACCTGCCCATCGGCACGGGCCACGCGTTCATGTACGACGTCGTTCATAACACCTTCCTGCCGGACATCGTTTATCCGGGATCGACGAGCACAACGGCTTACGGCATCTGGTACAACGGCGGCACGAGCTACACCATCGTCGGCGGCTACACCACACTCGCCCCGGGCGGCGGCGTTGGGCACGGCTACATCGTCGATTACGACTCCGCGACCGGTCAGTACACCAACTGGACGTCGCTCGACTACCCGAACGGGGCGGCTGGGAAAACTTACGAGACCCACTTCGAGGGGATCAGCAGCGTCGAGAAGGGCGTTTACACGCTCGCCGCCGACTCGATCCAGACCGGATCGAGCAACACGACTCAAGGCTCGCTGGTGACGATCCGGCGCAACACCGACGGCAGCTTCGGCCCCAATTCCTGGGTCGACCTGAACTTCCCCGGCGTCAACGGGTGGACCAGCAACGACGCGGTGATGGGCAACCAGGCGGTCGGGATCGTGATCGGCGACACCGGCGAATTCTCGTACCAGGCGACGGTGAACACGGAATTCCAGCTCTCCAACGTGATCAGCGGCAACTGCGGCAACGGCATCGGGATCTACGGGTCCAACGACAACCGGATCGCAATGAACAACATCGGGACCAACGCCGCCGGCACGCTCGCTCGGGCCAACGCGAAGAACGGGATCCTCGTCACCAACGGCGCGGCCCGTAATCTCATCGGGGGTCAGGCGACGAACGGCAACGATCCCACGGCGGGCGTGTTCTCCCGACCTCCCCAGGGGAACCTGATCTCGGGCAATCGCGGCAACGGCGTGCTCATCAACAAGGGCGCCACGCAGAATACGCTGAGCGGGAATTTCGTCGGCACCACGGCGTCGGGCAATTTGGCGCTGGGCAACGGTCAGGACGGCGTGGCGATCGACGGCGCCAACGGCAATCAACTGATCGGCTGCACGTTCCAGCAAGATCCGTTTGTGTTTTACAACGTGATCAGCGGAAATCGCGGCAACGGACTGCGGATCAACAACTCCAACGATACGACGGTGCAGGCCAATTTCCTGGGCGTGGGCGCGAACAACGCCTCGGTCGTGGCCAACGGCGGCGACGGTTTGCTGATTTCGGGGTCTTCCAGGAACACGCAGGTCGGCGGGGTGATCCCGCTGGGCAATGTGATTTCGGGGAACAACCGCAACGGCATCGAGGTGCGCGACAAGGCCAGCGGGTTCGTCTCGTTCAACACCTTCGCCGGCGTCTTCGCCTTCGGCTCGGCGGCGCCGAACCGGCAGGACGGCATCCTGATCACCTCGACCGGCGGGAACAACGTGATCCGCACCTGCATCGTCTCGGGCAACCTCGGCGACGGCATCGAGATCGGCGGCAACGCCACCGGCGTGCAGGTGACCGAGACCGCGGTCGGCACCAACACCAAGATCCAGTACGCCATTCCGAACGGCGGAAGCGGGATCAAGATCTCCGGCCGCGCCCACGGCAACTCGATCGGCGGCTTCCAGCCCTCCATCGAACCGCAGGTGACGATCTCGTCGAATCGCCGGTACGGCGTCGAGATCGTCGGCTCGGCCTACGACAACGCCATCTTCCACACGTACATCGGAACGAATTCCAACGGCACGGCCGCCCTGGGCAACGACCTCGGCGGCATCCTGCTCGGCGCCGGCACGCGGTCTACGACCGTCGGCGGCTTTTCGGCCCCGTATCAGAACAAGATCCTCAACAGCGGCGGCAACGGCGTGACGATCCAGTCGTCCAAGAGCAACCTCGTCCAGGGGAACCAGATCTCCGGCAGCCAGGGTTGGGGCCTCTTCGCCCAAGGTGTGTGCACCGCAACCGTGGTGAACGGAAACGTGATCCAGACCAACGCCCTGGGGAACGTCAACCTGACGAACTCCAAGGGCGTCGTGTACACGTCGTAG
- a CDS encoding PEP-CTERM sorting domain-containing protein: MFMTSLQETRGHHLGRCGSLAARLVLVGAIGLFAAVRAGASPYIAMDLGRVSDMQQNGQSYDNTKTGVSYAFPNTLRNLTDAEMANLPTYTAAMQQPPPPNRNDSPSTKIVTMNAMRINDSGTVIGTLDRIVDRFGHTVYTDVGYTVRSPDGTYSPFVTLSAYPTSASAHYYLSQANQILITDPTATRLVDLNTGKSTSIDQLIPQQLLQNYPGIPFVQGIDDRGDIVIYADNQFTGSEAFMLTPPGLDPPAVPEPSTLLIFAAAGALAVRTVGRRKKG; encoded by the coding sequence ATGTTCATGACATCGTTGCAGGAAACCCGCGGACATCATCTCGGACGATGCGGATCGCTCGCTGCGCGGCTGGTACTGGTCGGCGCGATCGGCCTCTTCGCGGCGGTGCGAGCGGGGGCGTCGCCCTACATCGCGATGGATCTCGGCCGCGTTTCCGATATGCAGCAGAATGGGCAGAGCTACGACAACACGAAGACAGGCGTCTCCTACGCCTTCCCCAATACGCTGAGGAACTTGACCGACGCGGAGATGGCGAATCTGCCGACGTATACGGCGGCCATGCAACAGCCTCCCCCTCCCAATCGGAATGACTCCCCAAGTACAAAGATCGTCACGATGAACGCGATGAGGATCAACGACTCGGGGACGGTTATCGGCACCCTCGATAGGATAGTTGATCGCTTCGGCCACACGGTCTATACCGACGTCGGGTATACCGTGAGGTCGCCTGACGGCACCTATTCGCCGTTCGTGACGCTGTCCGCCTACCCCACTTCCGCGTCCGCCCACTACTACCTGAGCCAGGCGAATCAGATCCTCATCACCGACCCAACAGCGACTCGCCTTGTGGACCTGAACACCGGCAAATCGACTTCGATCGATCAACTGATTCCACAACAGCTCCTCCAGAACTATCCAGGCATTCCTTTCGTCCAGGGCATTGACGACCGGGGAGACATCGTTATTTATGCCGACAACCAATTTACTGGGTCGGAAGCTTTCATGCTGACGCCGCCGGGCCTGGACCCGCCCGCGGTGCCCGAGCCGTCGACCCTGCTGATCTTCGCCGCGGCGGGCGCGCTGGCCGTCCGGACCGTAGGCCGTCGCAAGAAAGGCTGA
- a CDS encoding tetratricopeptide repeat protein, protein MKHDPWRRTPKAVRPLWLVASILLMCGLGAAWAGFARFRPSAERIRATLYDDVDHGRLDRCEHSLAWLAKHDRLKSQDLLARARMCHAQGRLDEALGSLKAIQDGDGLAAPARLQAARIELSEYRIRDAEASLIAGLARDPRLASARLELIRLYARQQRLEELDSQFQALASQGVLDLTYLSFWGMTRNLHWEPESDVEALRRAVEADPEDRASRLALAEGLRRLGRGAEAAPLLVPLPADDADARAIRAALALDRSDLDEASALIAEGPEMHAETARLRGLLALSRHDHATAAAHFRTALAIKPDDRRTLSSLGTALKLTGQDAEAARYFAEVRRFDLLSALTARLTETAALSDANLLRCLGTANEEVGRLIEAREWYRLAIAQNPLDSESQRALFRLEARAPRAGPGGTGQEP, encoded by the coding sequence ATGAAGCACGACCCATGGCGAAGAACACCCAAGGCGGTCAGGCCGCTCTGGCTCGTCGCCTCCATCCTGCTGATGTGCGGGCTGGGGGCGGCCTGGGCCGGGTTCGCCCGTTTCCGTCCATCCGCCGAGCGGATCCGCGCGACGCTTTACGACGACGTCGATCACGGTCGGCTCGATCGCTGCGAACACTCGCTCGCGTGGCTTGCGAAGCACGACCGTTTGAAGTCGCAAGATCTCCTGGCGCGCGCCCGGATGTGCCATGCGCAAGGGCGGCTCGACGAGGCGCTCGGATCGCTGAAGGCGATCCAGGACGGCGACGGCCTCGCCGCGCCCGCGCGTCTTCAAGCCGCGCGGATCGAGCTGTCCGAGTATCGAATCCGCGACGCCGAAGCCTCGCTGATCGCCGGGCTGGCGCGCGACCCTCGGCTGGCGTCCGCGCGACTTGAGTTGATCCGCCTCTACGCCAGGCAGCAGCGGCTTGAGGAACTCGATTCGCAGTTTCAAGCGCTGGCGTCGCAGGGGGTGCTGGACCTCACCTATCTCAGTTTCTGGGGGATGACGCGCAACCTTCACTGGGAGCCCGAATCCGACGTCGAGGCGCTTCGTCGAGCGGTGGAGGCCGATCCCGAAGATCGCGCGTCGCGGCTCGCCCTGGCGGAAGGGCTCAGGCGGCTGGGGAGGGGGGCCGAGGCGGCTCCGCTGCTCGTCCCGCTACCGGCCGACGACGCCGACGCCCGCGCGATCCGCGCGGCGCTGGCACTGGATCGCTCCGATCTCGACGAGGCGTCCGCCCTCATCGCCGAGGGGCCCGAGATGCACGCCGAGACGGCCCGGCTGCGCGGCCTGCTCGCGCTCTCGCGTCACGACCACGCGACGGCGGCCGCCCATTTTCGGACCGCGCTCGCCATCAAGCCGGACGATCGCCGGACGCTGAGCAGCCTGGGCACGGCCTTGAAGCTGACCGGTCAGGACGCCGAAGCGGCCCGCTACTTTGCGGAGGTCCGCCGGTTCGACCTGCTTTCGGCCTTGACGGCGCGGCTGACCGAAACGGCGGCCTTGTCCGACGCCAACCTCCTCCGCTGCCTGGGGACCGCGAACGAGGAGGTCGGCCGCCTCATCGAGGCCCGCGAGTGGTATCGGCTGGCCATCGCCCAGAACCCGCTCGACTCCGAATCGCAACGCGCCTTGTTCCGGCTCGAAGCCCGCGCCCCTCGCGCGGGGCCGGGCGGGACCGGCCAGGAGCCCTGA
- a CDS encoding PEP-CTERM sorting domain-containing protein: MRPHRLCFTLLGLFLLAPAADASIVVFETQSTAVQTITSDLVPNGSITLNAAGPQQFTLDLTTGFANVVSAFHGSDFVTPLGTATYDLYNTATTGTITDNGGSYTIHFSLLFELKITSGPLDGVIFETKTNSIFETTVASLPFPSNTVFGDPARPNDGVTIFVKEDPNGVLASLGIPVGSPVGTSSNRVVTTLNVVPEPASLSMLALGVAGIAGYMRRRPRS, encoded by the coding sequence ATGCGCCCACACCGGTTATGCTTCACGCTGCTCGGCTTGTTCTTGCTCGCGCCCGCCGCGGACGCGAGCATCGTCGTCTTCGAAACGCAGAGCACGGCGGTCCAGACGATCACCTCCGACCTGGTGCCCAACGGGTCGATCACCCTGAACGCCGCGGGCCCCCAGCAGTTCACGCTCGACCTGACGACCGGGTTCGCGAACGTCGTTTCCGCCTTCCACGGTTCCGACTTCGTGACGCCGCTCGGGACCGCGACCTACGACCTCTACAACACGGCGACCACCGGCACGATCACGGACAACGGCGGAAGCTACACGATCCATTTCTCGCTGCTGTTCGAGCTGAAGATCACCAGCGGCCCGCTGGACGGCGTCATCTTCGAGACGAAAACCAACTCCATCTTCGAGACGACCGTCGCGAGCCTCCCGTTCCCGAGCAACACCGTATTCGGCGATCCGGCCCGTCCGAACGACGGGGTCACGATCTTCGTCAAGGAGGACCCGAACGGCGTGCTGGCGTCGCTCGGCATCCCGGTCGGCTCGCCGGTCGGCACGAGTTCGAACCGCGTCGTGACGACGCTGAACGTCGTACCCGAACCGGCCAGTCTCTCGATGCTCGCCCTCGGGGTCGCCGGGATCGCAGGCTACATGAGGCGGCGTCCGCGATCGTGA
- a CDS encoding DUF1559 domain-containing protein, whose translation MRGRLRRGFTLIELLVVIAIIAVLIALLLPAVQSAREAARRSQCVNNLKQIGLAVHNYVSQQNVLPPFAQNYTNVGPWQAWPMGWSASLLPGLEQTNMYNATNWVWGAWEQMNYTVTKSQLNVLVCPSENMPPPAWPNTKLNYMANLGGPASLGVWSGPIAPMKHDPNGSDSGGPTNSNCASFGFESVIDGTSNTVMFSEKLVGGGLRTAPVTSGSNLAKRYFFNTSFTVNGDSGNAAQALQFVQTCKSIPATLTANLNSGQYFGFLWNSAACNTNENNSGYNHTNTPNGLSCTAANTQNADLGGYMDALTATSNHPGGVNACMTDGSVRFIKDTISIPTWWAIGTRNQGEVVSADSY comes from the coding sequence ATGAGAGGACGTCTCCGGCGGGGATTCACGCTGATCGAGCTCTTGGTCGTCATTGCGATCATCGCCGTGTTGATCGCGCTGTTGTTGCCGGCGGTGCAGTCGGCGCGTGAGGCGGCGCGGCGGTCGCAGTGCGTCAACAACCTCAAGCAGATCGGGCTGGCGGTCCACAACTACGTTTCGCAGCAGAACGTGTTGCCGCCGTTCGCGCAGAATTACACGAACGTCGGGCCCTGGCAGGCGTGGCCGATGGGCTGGTCGGCCTCGCTGCTTCCCGGTCTCGAGCAGACGAACATGTACAACGCCACGAACTGGGTCTGGGGCGCGTGGGAGCAGATGAATTACACGGTCACCAAGTCGCAGCTCAACGTGCTCGTCTGCCCGTCGGAGAACATGCCCCCGCCCGCCTGGCCGAACACGAAGCTCAACTACATGGCCAATCTCGGGGGGCCGGCGTCGCTCGGGGTCTGGAGCGGCCCGATCGCACCGATGAAGCACGACCCCAACGGCAGCGACAGCGGCGGCCCGACGAACAGCAATTGCGCGTCGTTCGGGTTCGAGTCGGTCATCGACGGCACCTCGAACACGGTGATGTTCTCCGAGAAGCTCGTCGGCGGCGGCCTCCGGACGGCGCCCGTCACTTCGGGGTCCAACTTGGCCAAGCGGTACTTCTTCAATACGTCCTTCACGGTCAACGGCGACTCGGGCAACGCGGCGCAGGCTCTGCAATTCGTGCAGACGTGCAAGTCCATCCCGGCGACGCTGACGGCGAACCTGAACAGTGGACAGTATTTCGGCTTCCTCTGGAATTCGGCCGCTTGCAACACCAACGAGAATAACAGCGGCTACAACCATACCAATACGCCCAACGGGCTTTCCTGCACGGCGGCGAACACCCAGAACGCCGATCTCGGCGGCTATATGGACGCCCTCACCGCCACCAGCAACCACCCGGGCGGGGTCAACGCCTGCATGACCGACGGTTCGGTCCGGTTCATCAAGGACACGATCAGCATTCCCACCTGGTGGGCGATCGGCACGAGGAATCAGGGCGAGGTCGTGAGCGCGGACAGCTACTAA